In one window of Helianthus annuus cultivar XRQ/B chromosome 17, HanXRQr2.0-SUNRISE, whole genome shotgun sequence DNA:
- the LOC110882977 gene encoding leucine-rich repeat extensin-like protein 3 encodes MCEKSVGAVASPPDHNKSLPMVPQYSFLGKLANQTNVINHPQPHAAVTTPLQSPTTITTPLQPPTTSTHLQPNAAVTTPLQPHAAPTTSTHLQPNAAVTTPLQSNRYLIMRLRQGNGGGAPPAGSERQPSVLVGSERPPPLLVGSERPPPLLVGSQPPPPVLVGSQPLPPVLVGSQPLPPVLVGSQPPPLLLAGSQPPPPVLVGSQPPPSVLAGSQPPPLVLVGSQPPPLLLVGSQPPPPVLVGSEQPPGGGQGGPVLVGSPQASVGSQPVSS; translated from the exons ATGTGCGAAAAATCGGTGGGAGCCGTGGCATCTCCTCCTGACCACAATAAATCTTTGCCAATGGTTCCACAATATTCTTTTCTTGGTAAATTAGCTAACCAAACTAATGTAATTAACCATCCTCAACCACACGCCGCCGTCACCACCCCACTTCaatcacccaccaccatcaccaccccacTTCAACCACCCACCACCTCCACCCATCTTCAACCAAACGCCGCCGTCACCACCCCACTTCAACCACACGCCGCCCCCACCACCTCCACCCATCTTCAACCAAACGCCGCCGTCACCACCCCACTTCAATCAAACA GGTATTTGATTATGAGGTTGAGACAAGGTAATGGAGGAGGTGCGCCGCCTGCTGGTAGTGAACGGCAGCCTTCGGTGCTTGTTGGTAGTGAACGGCCGCCTCCGTTGCTTGTTGGTAGTGAACGGCCGCCTCCGTTGCTTGTTGGTAGTCAACCGCCGCCTCCGGTGCTTGTTGGTAGTCAACCGCTGCCTCCGGTGCTTGTTGGTAGTCAACCGCTGCCTCCGGTGCTTGTCGGTAGTCAACCGCCGCCTCTGTTGCTTGCTGGTAGTCAACCGCCGCCTCCGGTGCTTGTCGGTAGTCAACCGCCGCCTTCGGTGCTTGCTGGTAGTCAACCGCCGCCTCTGGTGCTTGTTGGTAGTCAACCGCCGCCTCTATTGCTTGTTGGTAGTCAACCGCCGCCTCCGGTGCTTGTTGGTAGTGAACAGCCACCTGGTGGTGGTCAGGGAGGTCCGGTGCTTGTTGGTAGTCCACAGGCATCGGTAGGTTCGCAGCCTGTTAGTAGTTAG